A DNA window from Ignavibacteriales bacterium contains the following coding sequences:
- a CDS encoding GNAT family N-acetyltransferase, translating into MQNKYYIFREPNNFDELKALLLLRYRVFRESRLEKFVSENEAGIDLDCYDLYSHHFGLYEHDGDRSRPVGYIRMVTDQPGTFRDELFDHAKSIPSIYEKVNRIPKEPFPVMNYCPYRNDIREYYANMKLQGEKLVEAGRLSLDNSVRGLKIATNFIALIFASFLVHNVDKTILACRPNHKNIYNLFGAIVFDSTIEFQCDEADSSALLLLAAMNLPDSVKEKVYKMAEVYKKFGRICYNPSEPENYLPPLGAYMKSKPVFAPAVESVPLNGPKTQTVAA; encoded by the coding sequence TTACTTCTTCTACGTTACCGCGTATTCCGCGAAAGCCGATTGGAAAAATTTGTTTCAGAGAATGAGGCTGGTATTGATCTTGATTGCTACGATCTTTACTCACACCACTTTGGATTGTACGAGCATGACGGCGACCGTTCCCGACCTGTTGGTTATATCCGTATGGTGACAGATCAGCCGGGAACATTTCGTGATGAGTTGTTTGATCATGCCAAATCGATTCCTTCTATCTATGAGAAAGTAAATCGAATACCGAAGGAACCATTTCCAGTAATGAACTATTGCCCGTATCGTAACGACATTCGAGAATACTATGCTAACATGAAGCTACAAGGGGAAAAACTTGTAGAAGCAGGAAGATTGTCATTAGACAATTCTGTTCGAGGGTTGAAAATTGCAACGAACTTTATCGCATTAATATTTGCATCATTCCTTGTTCATAATGTTGACAAGACTATCTTGGCATGTCGTCCAAATCATAAAAATATTTACAATTTATTTGGAGCGATCGTTTTTGACAGCACGATTGAATTTCAATGTGATGAAGCTGATAGCAGTGCACTTCTTCTTCTTGCAGCAATGAATTTGCCGGATTCGGTGAAAGAAAAAGTTTACAAGATGGCGGAAGTTTACAAAAAGTTCGGTCGTATATGTTACAATCCGTCCGAGCCGGAGAATTATTTACCTCCGCTCGGTGCATACATGAAGAGCAAGCCGGTGTTTGCACCAGCCGTAGAGTCCGTTCCCCTGAACGGACCAAAAACCCAAACCGTAGCCGCGTAA
- a CDS encoding isoprenylcysteine carboxylmethyltransferase family protein: MSKLLKTLAVLIFLYVIPLLGNIPLLYNLRIVLLMFTGILMFISQPELKISEAKEKKNTDRNSVFVILLAGGLSQILAIIEWAYFKPAPAIIANNFLVVAGVVMVVGGMAFRIWAIETLKMFFTSTVQIVKGHKVIQHGPYKVVRHPSYLGSMVAIIGSALVLEAPISAVFALCSMIYAYTVRVRVEEITLVAELGDAYREFQKIRKYKVIPFVW, from the coding sequence ATGTCAAAACTCTTAAAAACCCTCGCCGTCCTGATCTTTTTATATGTTATTCCGCTACTTGGAAACATACCACTTCTATATAATCTTCGTATTGTTCTCCTAATGTTTACCGGTATTCTCATGTTCATATCCCAGCCCGAGTTAAAAATAAGCGAAGCAAAGGAAAAGAAAAATACCGACCGCAATTCCGTTTTTGTTATACTCCTTGCAGGCGGTTTAAGTCAGATACTTGCAATCATCGAGTGGGCATACTTCAAACCAGCACCGGCAATAATTGCAAATAATTTTCTGGTCGTTGCGGGTGTGGTTATGGTTGTTGGCGGGATGGCATTCCGGATCTGGGCTATTGAAACACTCAAAATGTTTTTCACATCAACAGTTCAAATAGTAAAAGGGCATAAGGTTATTCAACACGGTCCGTATAAAGTAGTTCGTCATCCAAGTTATCTCGGCTCAATGGTTGCAATCATCGGTAGCGCGTTAGTTCTTGAAGCTCCCATTTCCGCCGTCTTCGCTCTCTGCTCAATGATCTATGCTTATACGGTACGCGTCCGGGTCGAAGAAATTACTCTCGTTGCTGAATTGGGCGATGCCTACCGCGAATTTCAGAAGATAAGAAAATACAAAGTTATCCCGTTTGTCTGGTAA
- a CDS encoding T9SS type A sorting domain-containing protein: MKNFITAFLVAIIFFLTPKLDAQSNVASQASSTPLETVLNPDGTLNTSSGFQVSVDPTGWRMITASDGKPQFVREGLSALSDPADILWDDRFGLSSISGPVYAMAVNAAGEMFVGGSFLTAGGITVNNIAKWNGTNWSALGTGVYSLGTVYAIAVNGSDVYVGGSFSTAGGITVNNIAKWDGNNWSALGSGLSDQVTTLTVSNTSVYANNGGKNTNFIIEWNGISWTQLGNTFNDEIYTIKIIGTDIYVGGKFTQNNSVTINHIARWNGSAWTSLATGVNGNVHSIALSGGDIYAGGTFISASGVSANRIAKWDGINWSALGNGLNNQVSSIIVDGSNVIAGGTFTFSGSNIMNHVAKWNGTSWSAYGNGLDNSVSALVINNRTLFAGGSFTNYLSHWSGSKWLNSLASDLSSPVYAVACDGDKVYAGGIFVTAGGDTVNGIAKWDGSQWQSLGTGVDVFHGKAINTIAVSGSDVYVGGLFSVISGVSANNIAKWNGLTWSALGTGTNSDVNAIVVNGTDIYVGGRFSNQGSRIAKWNGSAWSALGAGVSGDVYAIALNDSGIYVGGGFNQAGGNPANRVAKWNGSVWSPLGVGVGGTVTSLASNGTDLYVGGAFTNAGGSSANHIAKWNGTSWSTLGNGSNDNVMSLTVRNGNVYAGGRFVISVGDTAKGISKWDGSNWSRLGSGVNGTVNSISTSGNNIYLGGAFTQAGTKASMYFARWNEQPSTVVIRKFEDIDGNFSTNTDRIPKQWGLKLYRSYVSPSTLIGSASSDSILIADSLTSATYIAVECDSNGWGHLGKIIDGTPISTTSSQDTFTLDLGTTHTIDFINYHKRIEVRKYVDDDGDFNTTNDRNLKSWNIKLYRTVISPDSLVQESSGSSLIFYDPPVGQYIAVESDSAGWVHIGKIINDSNVKDSVKSDTLSYTGDQVFRISFVNFNPNTLTVRKHSDRDGLVQTTTDRTLKKWNLTVYKSSISPANIVQSITSAESLKINNLGNGTYIIVEADTNGWYSLGKIKNGQMFAGSFNKDTIVFTGGQLMVVDFVNTRPTLKIRSFKDGDANIMTKNDWIPFPWTMTLYRLPEGDVVSPSISTPESLVFYNLPAHNYRAYSNDSDAIGWRMIGHIKDDSLTPNTDKDVYMTFSGTESHFIDYIHAAPSQISIRCMRNDEDTLYQSNNRTPKKWSLKLYRDSISSQTLIKSVDSTLLLVANIGAGTYFAEEADSTHWRHLGTIMQKVSNGAVIFEKMNGGAHNYDSIVLGPNETWNLAFINFDSSRTKYWAPKNDCVWSNGNNWEPAGVPTSEDHIIVPAGVKCQLNIDTSVHITSITVASGDTVYLLPNNKFNTSSYIEVNGSWVVQPTDTSLIKVGGNWSVNNFISGRSTVVFNGLDSQNVNGNSVSFYKMKVDSFAHLRTESGFKVTNQLLLNSNIFAAGDTIEILDTSSTAISGSGKIIDGTLQRAVRYGSIANYRFESDSTYVKFSGDGTYPEGVKMTTFPNVNPIDFSLGWIEMSSRVDTLNNIIKIDAVRPKSKWAIGIPKMLSKSKHLMSNSTFVRRVYDLNEFGQGDALATLSFRYDQSEIPTGSAENTFVLYKAVGDYYSSNINSGWNLVSLPVIVADNRVTSLFPSAISEAFKYNPSLGYRAVDSLDIGVGYWLKFPTDDYVDLFGLDVTKDTIPVVEGWNMIGGLTSPFAVANLITQPVDLISGSIFGFNHSYEIVDTLKPMKGYWVKCKQTGEIIIDTSNHIRVFRKSVLQENINDCSKLIITDAIGNEQTLYINPSAKDIISAEYELPPVPPTGIFDVRFASGKFLETISTDQECGFSLMLQASYSPVKIHWSTGSIHLNPKLRTDDKEILLESGKDIFLQSSGQKIYLVFSRTNIMPQTYSLEQNIPNPFNPTTTIKYQLPAESHVTLKIFNTLGQVVATLVDGIESAGYKSAEWDAVKMASGVYFYQIEAVSVGNHSQTFSTAKKLLLLK; the protein is encoded by the coding sequence ATGAAAAATTTTATTACTGCTTTTTTGGTTGCCATTATATTTTTTCTAACCCCGAAGCTTGACGCTCAATCTAACGTTGCAAGCCAAGCAAGTTCAACTCCGCTTGAAACCGTACTTAATCCAGATGGTACATTGAATACATCCTCAGGTTTCCAGGTTAGTGTAGATCCAACCGGTTGGCGAATGATTACAGCTTCCGATGGCAAACCGCAATTTGTGCGTGAAGGATTGTCTGCACTAAGTGACCCTGCAGATATATTGTGGGACGATCGATTCGGTTTATCTTCAATTTCTGGTCCTGTCTATGCGATGGCGGTGAACGCCGCCGGTGAAATGTTTGTCGGCGGATCTTTTTTGACTGCCGGTGGAATAACAGTAAACAACATAGCAAAATGGAACGGGACAAATTGGTCGGCGTTAGGTACTGGTGTCTATTCTCTTGGTACGGTTTACGCAATTGCTGTGAATGGAAGTGATGTTTATGTTGGCGGTAGTTTTTCTACAGCAGGTGGTATTACTGTAAATAATATTGCAAAGTGGGATGGCAATAACTGGTCAGCTCTAGGCAGCGGCCTCAGTGATCAAGTAACTACGCTCACAGTAAGTAATACAAGTGTTTATGCAAATAATGGAGGGAAAAATACGAATTTTATAATAGAATGGAATGGCATTTCGTGGACTCAATTAGGAAATACATTCAATGATGAAATTTATACTATAAAAATTATTGGTACTGATATCTATGTCGGTGGGAAATTCACTCAAAATAATTCGGTTACAATTAATCATATTGCTAGGTGGAATGGCAGTGCATGGACAAGCCTGGCGACAGGGGTAAATGGAAATGTACATTCAATTGCTCTGAGTGGTGGGGATATATACGCTGGTGGCACATTCATATCGGCAAGCGGTGTCAGTGCAAACCGTATTGCGAAATGGGATGGCATAAATTGGTCTGCTCTTGGTAATGGTCTAAATAATCAGGTATCATCAATAATAGTTGATGGAAGTAATGTTATTGCCGGCGGAACGTTTACTTTTTCTGGTAGTAACATCATGAACCATGTTGCAAAATGGAACGGCACTTCATGGTCTGCCTATGGCAATGGGTTAGATAATAGTGTCTCTGCTTTGGTGATCAATAATCGTACTCTCTTTGCTGGAGGCTCATTTACAAATTATCTAAGTCATTGGTCCGGGAGTAAATGGTTGAATAGTTTAGCTTCCGACCTAAGCAGCCCAGTCTATGCGGTGGCATGTGATGGTGATAAGGTCTATGCGGGAGGTATATTTGTCACTGCCGGCGGTGATACTGTAAATGGAATTGCAAAATGGGATGGTTCCCAGTGGCAATCACTAGGAACTGGTGTAGACGTTTTTCATGGTAAAGCAATTAATACTATCGCAGTCAGTGGCTCGGATGTTTATGTCGGTGGTTTGTTTTCGGTGATTAGCGGTGTCTCTGCTAATAATATCGCAAAATGGAATGGATTAACTTGGTCAGCGCTAGGAACTGGTACTAATAGTGACGTAAATGCCATCGTTGTAAATGGCACTGATATTTACGTTGGTGGTCGGTTTAGTAACCAGGGAAGCCGCATAGCAAAGTGGAACGGTAGTGCATGGTCAGCATTGGGTGCAGGAGTAAGTGGTGATGTTTATGCAATTGCTCTTAATGATAGTGGTATCTATGTCGGAGGAGGTTTCAATCAGGCAGGTGGAAATCCCGCGAATAGAGTCGCTAAATGGAATGGAAGTGTATGGTCTCCTCTTGGCGTTGGAGTCGGAGGTACGGTCACTTCTCTAGCATCTAATGGAACTGATTTATATGTCGGCGGTGCTTTCACAAATGCCGGGGGTTCTTCTGCAAACCATATCGCAAAATGGAATGGCACAAGTTGGTCAACATTGGGTAATGGTTCGAACGATAATGTCATGTCTCTTACAGTAAGGAACGGTAACGTGTATGCAGGCGGAAGGTTCGTAATTTCTGTTGGTGATACTGCAAAAGGTATTTCGAAATGGGATGGATCAAACTGGTCGCGTTTGGGTAGCGGTGTTAATGGAACAGTAAATTCAATATCAACAAGCGGGAATAATATTTACCTAGGTGGTGCGTTTACACAAGCCGGAACAAAAGCATCGATGTACTTTGCCCGCTGGAATGAGCAACCCTCAACCGTTGTCATCCGAAAATTTGAAGATATTGATGGTAATTTTTCAACAAATACGGACAGAATTCCAAAGCAATGGGGACTCAAATTATACAGAAGTTATGTAAGCCCCTCAACATTGATTGGGAGTGCGTCCTCAGATTCAATTCTCATAGCAGATAGTCTAACAAGTGCAACCTACATCGCAGTTGAATGTGATAGCAATGGATGGGGGCATTTAGGAAAGATTATAGACGGCACTCCAATCTCAACTACTTCATCTCAAGATACATTCACGCTTGATCTCGGAACAACACACACAATTGATTTTATAAATTATCATAAAAGAATTGAAGTCAGAAAGTATGTTGATGATGACGGCGATTTTAACACAACGAATGACAGGAATCTAAAGAGTTGGAATATCAAATTATACAGAACCGTAATAAGTCCGGATTCCCTCGTGCAGGAATCATCTGGAAGTTCTTTGATATTCTACGATCCGCCTGTCGGTCAATACATCGCAGTCGAAAGTGATAGCGCCGGATGGGTGCATATTGGCAAAATTATTAATGATAGCAATGTCAAAGATTCTGTAAAATCAGATACATTAAGTTACACTGGTGATCAGGTATTCCGAATATCGTTCGTCAATTTCAATCCCAATACTCTTACGGTGAGAAAACATTCAGATAGAGATGGGCTGGTTCAGACAACCACTGATCGAACCTTGAAAAAATGGAATCTTACAGTTTATAAATCTTCAATCAGTCCTGCGAACATTGTACAATCGATTACATCGGCCGAAAGTTTGAAAATCAATAACCTTGGGAATGGAACATACATTATAGTAGAAGCCGATACAAATGGTTGGTACTCGCTTGGCAAAATAAAAAATGGACAAATGTTCGCCGGATCATTTAATAAAGATACGATAGTTTTCACTGGTGGCCAATTGATGGTTGTGGATTTTGTAAATACTCGACCAACACTTAAGATCCGGTCATTTAAAGATGGGGATGCCAACATTATGACTAAGAATGACTGGATTCCATTTCCTTGGACTATGACACTTTATAGGTTGCCTGAAGGTGATGTGGTATCACCTTCGATTTCAACACCCGAAAGTTTAGTGTTTTACAATCTTCCAGCACATAATTATCGCGCATATTCAAATGATAGCGATGCAATAGGATGGAGAATGATTGGACATATTAAAGATGATTCGTTAACTCCAAATACGGATAAAGATGTTTATATGACATTTTCAGGAACCGAATCGCATTTTATTGATTATATCCATGCTGCCCCAAGTCAAATCAGTATTCGGTGCATGCGAAACGATGAAGATACATTATACCAAAGTAATAATCGTACACCGAAAAAATGGTCTCTAAAATTGTATCGAGATTCAATATCAAGTCAGACTCTAATAAAAAGTGTCGATTCAACGCTCCTTTTAGTTGCAAACATAGGGGCCGGTACCTACTTTGCAGAAGAAGCGGATAGTACGCATTGGAGGCATCTAGGCACTATCATGCAAAAGGTCTCTAATGGTGCAGTAATATTTGAGAAAATGAATGGGGGAGCCCATAACTATGATTCCATAGTCCTCGGTCCAAATGAGACCTGGAACCTTGCATTTATAAACTTTGATTCCTCCCGCACAAAATATTGGGCTCCTAAAAATGACTGTGTTTGGAGCAATGGAAATAACTGGGAACCCGCCGGTGTGCCAACCTCTGAAGATCATATTATTGTCCCCGCAGGAGTTAAATGTCAACTGAATATTGATACATCTGTACATATTACCTCCATCACTGTAGCTTCAGGCGATACAGTTTATTTACTACCCAACAATAAATTTAATACCAGCTCCTACATCGAAGTGAATGGTTCTTGGGTTGTGCAGCCGACCGATACATCGTTAATTAAAGTTGGTGGGAATTGGTCTGTTAACAATTTTATTTCCGGACGCTCAACTGTTGTCTTCAACGGTTTAGATTCTCAAAATGTAAATGGTAATAGCGTGTCGTTTTATAAGATGAAGGTGGATTCTTTCGCTCATTTAAGAACTGAAAGCGGCTTTAAGGTAACTAATCAACTCTTACTAAATTCTAATATTTTTGCCGCAGGGGATACTATCGAAATACTTGATACAAGCTCTACAGCAATTAGCGGATCTGGAAAAATAATTGATGGCACACTCCAGCGTGCGGTCAGATATGGCTCAATAGCAAATTACAGGTTTGAAAGCGATAGCACCTATGTTAAATTTTCCGGCGATGGCACATATCCTGAGGGTGTTAAAATGACTACTTTTCCAAACGTTAATCCAATAGATTTCTCGCTCGGTTGGATAGAGATGAGTAGCAGAGTCGATACTCTCAATAACATTATTAAAATCGATGCCGTCCGCCCCAAATCGAAATGGGCAATTGGGATTCCCAAAATGCTTTCGAAATCAAAACATCTTATGTCGAATAGTACATTCGTTCGCCGTGTTTACGATCTTAACGAATTCGGACAGGGTGATGCCCTGGCGACATTATCATTTCGATATGATCAATCCGAAATTCCAACCGGTTCCGCCGAGAATACATTCGTACTTTATAAAGCCGTAGGAGATTATTATTCATCCAATATCAATTCCGGCTGGAATCTCGTATCACTTCCTGTTATTGTAGCAGATAATAGGGTAACATCATTATTTCCCTCTGCGATAAGTGAAGCATTTAAATATAATCCGTCGCTTGGCTATCGAGCAGTTGATAGCTTAGATATAGGTGTCGGTTATTGGCTAAAATTCCCAACGGATGATTATGTTGATTTGTTTGGGTTAGATGTAACTAAAGATACTATTCCGGTTGTAGAAGGTTGGAATATGATTGGTGGTTTGACCTCTCCTTTTGCTGTGGCGAATTTAATAACTCAGCCCGTAGACTTGATTTCAGGTAGTATATTCGGTTTTAATCATTCGTATGAAATTGTCGATACATTAAAACCGATGAAGGGATACTGGGTTAAATGCAAGCAAACTGGTGAAATAATTATAGATACTAGCAACCATATCCGAGTATTTAGGAAATCGGTCCTTCAAGAAAATATAAATGATTGTTCAAAGCTTATCATCACGGATGCAATCGGCAATGAGCAAACACTTTACATCAATCCATCTGCCAAAGATATAATTTCTGCTGAATACGAATTGCCACCGGTGCCGCCGACTGGAATTTTCGATGTCCGATTCGCTTCAGGAAAATTTTTGGAAACTATTTCAACGGATCAGGAATGCGGATTTTCTCTAATGTTACAAGCTTCATACTCTCCGGTTAAGATCCACTGGTCAACAGGTTCAATACATTTGAATCCGAAGCTTCGGACTGACGATAAAGAAATACTTCTCGAGTCAGGGAAAGACATATTTTTACAATCATCCGGTCAAAAAATATATTTGGTGTTTTCGAGAACGAATATTATGCCGCAAACATATTCATTGGAACAAAATATACCAAACCCATTCAACCCCACGACAACAATAAAATATCAGTTGCCGGCAGAAAGTCATGTTACACTTAAGATCTTTAATACTCTTGGTCAGGTTGTTGCAACATTAGTCGATGGGATTGAGTCTGCAGGATATAAATCGGCTGAGTGGGAT